The Candidatus Edwardsbacteria bacterium genome segment AAAAGACCAGAATATTAATTGCTAAGCCCGGCTTGGATGGGCACGATCGGGGGGCTAAGTTCATTGCCCGAGCGCTACGGGACGCCGGCTTCGAAGTGATATATACCGGTTTGAGGCAAACCCCGGAAGCCATTGCCAGTGCGGCCATACAGGAGGACGTTCAATGGGTGGGACTGTCCTGTCTTTCGGGGGCTCACAACTCCCTGTTTCCCAAAGTGGTGGAAATCTTGAAACAGAGGCAGGCGGAAGATATCAAGGTGTTCGGCGGAGGGGTTATCCCGGCCGACGATATACCGGCATTGAAGGAAGCGGGGATAAAGGAGATATTTACCCCCGGCGCAACCTCCAAGTCGGTGATAGATTATATCAATTCAAATTGAGTCAGTAAATGTGTTTTAAACATTGACAAACAGCATCCGGCCGCACTTGATAAATGGCGCAAAGAGATTTATATTTTTTAAACAATTAATTTTATAAAAACCTGTGAAGAACTTGGTTCAAAAGATACTGGCCGGGGATATCCGCTCGATAGCTCGAGCGATAACCTTGGCTGAAAACGAGGATTATCAGGCTGTCGAGCTGTTGAGATCCTTATATCCCCATACCGGGCAAGCCTATTTAGTGGGCATAACCGGCCCTCCCGGTGGGGGGAAATCCACGTTGGTTGACAGAATGATCGCCTACTACCGGAAGCTGGGCTTAAAGGTGGCCGTTATCGGGATAGACCCTTCCAGCACCTTCACTGGCGGCGCCCTTTTGGGTGACCGGGTAAGAATGCAGGCCCACGCTACCGACAACGGGGTGTTCATTCGTTCCATGGGCAGTCGGGGGCATCTGGGAGGATTGGCTGTGGCCACGGCCGATTCCGCCAAGATCCTGGATGCGGCCGGTTATGATATTATAATCTTCGAGACGGTGGGGATAGGCCAATCCGAAATAGAAGTGGCCAGCCAGGTGGACACCACGGTCCTGGTAACCGTGCCGGGTTTGGGGGATGATATTCAGGTGCTGAAGGCCGGCACCATGGAGATCGCAGACATTTTCGTGGTAAATAAGGCCGACCGTGACGGGGTGGAAAAAAGCGTCATGGCTATAGAACAGCTGCTCTCAACCTGGGATATGACCGAAGACGATTTCGTGCCGCCGATCCTAAAAGTCACCGCCAAAGATAATATTGGCATTGGGGAGTTGGCCCAAGCCATTGAACAGCATAAAAAGCACCTTAATGATAGCGGCAAGTTTGAAACCCGCAGAAGGAACCGGGCCGTTACCGAAGTCCATACCTTGATCCTGAATCAGCTTGATAAGTGGGCCCGCGACAAAATGACCAAGGATATCACCACTAGGGATAATATTGAGGAGGTATATTTAAAATTCATTGACCCTCATACCGTCGCCAGGGAGGCATTAAGGGAACTGGAGATGGAGACTATGTGGGATAAATGGGGACAGGGGGCCGACGGGGGAGGTTAGACAGAAGCAAATCTATTATTGGACTCTATTGCCGCTGAAACATCCCGAGTATAAAATGTTTTTGACAATCCGATAGATACCGTCAGAGGGATTGGGAAAGGAAAGGTACGATGATCAGGGAGTTTATGGAGCTTAGCTATTTTAATAATCAAATATCAGATTATTTAATAAGCCTGGCAATTTTGGCGGGCTCCGTTATAATAATCAAAGTCGTGGATCTGATAGCGGTCCACCGGCTGAAGAAAATCACCGCCCGGACCGAGAGCCAATTCGACGACCGCCTGGTTGAGGCCGTTGATAAAAAGATCGTCCCGCTGCTATACCTGGGGGCAGTCTACCTGAGCACCAAGAACCTGATGATTACGCCGCTGATTCAGAAGATCATCAACGTTTCCGGGGCCGTGATCCTGACCTACCTGGCGGCCAAGTTCATTCTGTCCCTGTCAGTTTATTCTGTGGAGGCCTATTGGAAGAAGCGGGGCGGGGAGGACTCTTCACAGAACGCCGCCTACCGGGGGATACTGACCATACTCAAACTGGTAGTCTGGGGTCTGGCCTTGATCATCCTGTTGGACAACCTCGGGGTTAAGGTCTCGGCCCTGGTGGCCGGGCTGGGCATCGGCGGCTTGGCAATAGCCTTTGCTGCCCAGAAGGTGCTGGGCGACCTGTTCAGCTACTTCTCCATCTTCTTCGACCGGCCGTTCGAGATCGGCGATTTCGTGGTGGTGGGCGAATTCATGGGGACGGTGGAACACATCGGGATCAAGAGCACCCGGATCCGCAGTTTGAGCGGCGAACAGCTGATATTTGCCAACACCGACCTTACCAATTCCCGCCTGCGCAATTACAAGCGGATGATCAATCGCCGGGTGCTGTTCAAGATCGGGGTCACCTATGGTACTGATCCCAAGAAGGTGAAGGATATCCCGGGTATGATCGGGAAGATCATCCGGGATGTTCCCTGCGCCATCTTTGACCGGGCGCATTTTTCCTCCTACGGTGATTTCAGCCTTAACTTCGAGATCGTCTATTACGTGGAAGGCGGGGATTATCTGAAATATATGGACATCCAGCAACAGATCAACCTGGCCATCATGGAGGCATTCGCCAAAAAGAAGATAGAATTTGCCTATCCCACCCAGACCATACATTTAACTAAGATATAAAAAATAAAATATACCGGAGAATCAAAAATGCATATCCATGGGATTGATCATATCGGCATAGCCGTGAAAAACCTCGAAGAGGCTCAGAAATTTTACACCGAAGGATTGAGCCTGGCGCTGGAAGCAACCGAGACGGTGGAGAGCCAAAAGGTGAAAGTAGCCTTCATTCCGGTGGGAGACAGTCGCATCGAACTGCTGGAGTCCACCGCGCCGGACGGCAATATCGCCAAGTTCATCGAGGCCAAGGGAGAGGGCATCCACCACCTGGCGCTGAAGGTGGATAATATCGAAAAGGCCCTGGAGGAGCTGACTGCCAAAGGGTATCAGCTGATAGACAAG includes the following:
- a CDS encoding cobalamin B12-binding domain-containing protein, giving the protein MSNKKTRILIAKPGLDGHDRGAKFIARALRDAGFEVIYTGLRQTPEAIASAAIQEDVQWVGLSCLSGAHNSLFPKVVEILKQRQAEDIKVFGGGVIPADDIPALKEAGIKEIFTPGATSKSVIDYINSN
- the meaB gene encoding methylmalonyl Co-A mutase-associated GTPase MeaB translates to MKNLVQKILAGDIRSIARAITLAENEDYQAVELLRSLYPHTGQAYLVGITGPPGGGKSTLVDRMIAYYRKLGLKVAVIGIDPSSTFTGGALLGDRVRMQAHATDNGVFIRSMGSRGHLGGLAVATADSAKILDAAGYDIIIFETVGIGQSEIEVASQVDTTVLVTVPGLGDDIQVLKAGTMEIADIFVVNKADRDGVEKSVMAIEQLLSTWDMTEDDFVPPILKVTAKDNIGIGELAQAIEQHKKHLNDSGKFETRRRNRAVTEVHTLILNQLDKWARDKMTKDITTRDNIEEVYLKFIDPHTVAREALRELEMETMWDKWGQGADGGG
- a CDS encoding mechanosensitive ion channel family protein, translated to MIREFMELSYFNNQISDYLISLAILAGSVIIIKVVDLIAVHRLKKITARTESQFDDRLVEAVDKKIVPLLYLGAVYLSTKNLMITPLIQKIINVSGAVILTYLAAKFILSLSVYSVEAYWKKRGGEDSSQNAAYRGILTILKLVVWGLALIILLDNLGVKVSALVAGLGIGGLAIAFAAQKVLGDLFSYFSIFFDRPFEIGDFVVVGEFMGTVEHIGIKSTRIRSLSGEQLIFANTDLTNSRLRNYKRMINRRVLFKIGVTYGTDPKKVKDIPGMIGKIIRDVPCAIFDRAHFSSYGDFSLNFEIVYYVEGGDYLKYMDIQQQINLAIMEAFAKKKIEFAYPTQTIHLTKI
- the mce gene encoding methylmalonyl-CoA epimerase, coding for MHIHGIDHIGIAVKNLEEAQKFYTEGLSLALEATETVESQKVKVAFIPVGDSRIELLESTAPDGNIAKFIEAKGEGIHHLALKVDNIEKALEELTAKGYQLIDKVPRVGAGGHKIAFVHPKSTKGVLLELSESH